One genomic segment of Oncorhynchus kisutch isolate 150728-3 linkage group LG15, Okis_V2, whole genome shotgun sequence includes these proteins:
- the si:ch211-274f20.2 gene encoding calnexin isoform X1, with product MMFGRLLLACVCLTPADPVQDTYRLVQVPEEAHFAETFDSDPLDRRWVQSKAVKETDAEALKYDGQWVVEEPAAAMYPGNRALVMKSSGRHHAIAAYLHTPFNFIHTPLCLQYEVRFGRDVECSGAYIKLLTQTHLLRLSQFSESTPYSVMFGPDKCGTSHRLHLIVRVMDSSNGRNQEIHAPQPVDDLTVYFTDRQPHLYTLQLYQDSRYEIFIDQSLISQGRLLTDEVQYTESPDSQPESPVSGLGVGSVAALGLELWSLSGEVMFDNFLLTDDLKLAERWTQDTWGQKQPGLLERLLIATNSRPWLWGVYIFTVGLPITLFISYMWPDKRFGPPDQDYYYKKSDDPQPDRQPGRDQPDRPTSLSDYGAVSREGARRRETQKVQRKSDLEVENE from the exons ATGATGTTCGGCCGCCTGCtgcttgcctgtgtgtgtttaaCCCCGGCGGATCCAGTTCAG gatACCTACAGACTTGTTCAGGTTCCAGAAGAAGCACATTTTGCAGAGACGTTTGACTCAGATCCTCTAGATAG GAGATGGGTCCAATCCAAGGCTGTGAAAGAGACAGATGCTGAGGCTCTCAAATACGATG GCCAATGGGTGGTGGAAGAGCCAGCGGCTGCAATGTATCCTGGGAACAGAGCACTGGTGATGAAGTCATCAGGACGACACCATGCCATCGCTGCCTACCTACACACACCCTTCAACTtcatacacacacctctctgcCTGCA gtatgAGGTGAGGTTCGGGAGAGATGTAGAGTGCAGTGGAGCCTACATCAAACTGCTGACTCAGACCCATCTGCTACGACTG AGCCAGTTCAGTGAGTCCACTCCGTACTCTGTGATGTTTGGTCCTGATAAGTGCGGCACCAGCCACCGCCTCCATCTCATCGTCAGGGTAATGGACTCTAGCAACGGCCGTAACCAAGAGATACACGCCCCCCAACCCGTCGATGACCTGACGGTGTACTTCACCGACCGACAACCACACCTCTATACACTAC aattGTATCAAGACAGCAGGTATGAGATTTTCATTGACCAATCGCTGATCAGTCAAGGCCGCCTGCTGACAGACGAAGTCCAGTACACAGAATCCCCTGACAGCCAACCAGAGTCCCCGGTGTCTGGATTAGGGGTGGGGTCAGTCGCGGCGCTGGGTCTGGAACTGTGGTCATTGTCAGGGGAAGTTATGTTTGACAATTTCCTGTTGACTGATGAcctgaagctggctgagagatggacacaggacACCTGGGGACAGAAACAa CCCGGCCTGTTGGAGCGACTCCTGATAGCAACTAACTCTCGTCCCTGGCTCTGGGGTGTCTACATCTTCACGGTGGGATTACCCATCACCCTCTTCATCAGCTACATGTGGCcggacaag AGATTCGGGCCCCCTGACCAGGACTACTACTATAAGAAGTCTGATGATCCTCAGCCAGACAGACAACCAGGGAGAGACCAGCCAGACAGACCAACCAGCCTCTCAGACTATG gtgcggTGAGCAGAGAGGGGGCCAGGAGGAGAGAAACTCAGAAGGTTCAGAGGAAGTCAGACCTGGAGGTTGAG AATGAGTGA
- the si:ch211-274f20.2 gene encoding calnexin isoform X2, which produces MMFGRLLLACVCLTPADPVQDTYRLVQVPEEAHFAETFDSDPLDRRWVQSKAVKETDAEALKYDGQWVVEEPAAAMYPGNRALVMKSSGRHHAIAAYLHTPFNFIHTPLCLQYEVRFGRDVECSGAYIKLLTQTHLLRLSQFSESTPYSVMFGPDKCGTSHRLHLIVRVMDSSNGRNQEIHAPQPVDDLTVYFTDRQPHLYTLQLYQDSRYEIFIDQSLISQGRLLTDEVQYTESPDSQPESPVSGLGVGSVAALGLELWSLSGEVMFDNFLLTDDLKLAERWTQDTWGQKQPGLLERLLIATNSRPWLWGVYIFTVGLPITLFISYMWPDKPDRQPGRDQPDRPTSLSDYGAVSREGARRRETQKVQRKSDLEVENE; this is translated from the exons ATGATGTTCGGCCGCCTGCtgcttgcctgtgtgtgtttaaCCCCGGCGGATCCAGTTCAG gatACCTACAGACTTGTTCAGGTTCCAGAAGAAGCACATTTTGCAGAGACGTTTGACTCAGATCCTCTAGATAG GAGATGGGTCCAATCCAAGGCTGTGAAAGAGACAGATGCTGAGGCTCTCAAATACGATG GCCAATGGGTGGTGGAAGAGCCAGCGGCTGCAATGTATCCTGGGAACAGAGCACTGGTGATGAAGTCATCAGGACGACACCATGCCATCGCTGCCTACCTACACACACCCTTCAACTtcatacacacacctctctgcCTGCA gtatgAGGTGAGGTTCGGGAGAGATGTAGAGTGCAGTGGAGCCTACATCAAACTGCTGACTCAGACCCATCTGCTACGACTG AGCCAGTTCAGTGAGTCCACTCCGTACTCTGTGATGTTTGGTCCTGATAAGTGCGGCACCAGCCACCGCCTCCATCTCATCGTCAGGGTAATGGACTCTAGCAACGGCCGTAACCAAGAGATACACGCCCCCCAACCCGTCGATGACCTGACGGTGTACTTCACCGACCGACAACCACACCTCTATACACTAC aattGTATCAAGACAGCAGGTATGAGATTTTCATTGACCAATCGCTGATCAGTCAAGGCCGCCTGCTGACAGACGAAGTCCAGTACACAGAATCCCCTGACAGCCAACCAGAGTCCCCGGTGTCTGGATTAGGGGTGGGGTCAGTCGCGGCGCTGGGTCTGGAACTGTGGTCATTGTCAGGGGAAGTTATGTTTGACAATTTCCTGTTGACTGATGAcctgaagctggctgagagatggacacaggacACCTGGGGACAGAAACAa CCCGGCCTGTTGGAGCGACTCCTGATAGCAACTAACTCTCGTCCCTGGCTCTGGGGTGTCTACATCTTCACGGTGGGATTACCCATCACCCTCTTCATCAGCTACATGTGGCcggacaag CCAGACAGACAACCAGGGAGAGACCAGCCAGACAGACCAACCAGCCTCTCAGACTATG gtgcggTGAGCAGAGAGGGGGCCAGGAGGAGAGAAACTCAGAAGGTTCAGAGGAAGTCAGACCTGGAGGTTGAG AATGAGTGA